TCAATCAGTATTTGTATCAGCTACTCCTGGAGATTTTGAAATAGAAGTTTCACATGGACATATTGCAGAACAGCTTATAAGACCTACTGGAATACTCGACCCTGTAATAGAAGTAAGGTCTACTAAAAATCAGGTAGATGATTTATTAGAAGAAATAAGAATAAGAGCTGACAGAAAAGAAAGGGTTTTAGTCACTACTCTTACTAAAAAATGGCTGAAGAACTCACTGAATATTATCTTGGATTTGGTGTAAGAGTGAAATATATGCACTCTGATATAGATACATTGGAAAGAATAGATATAATCAAAGGGTTGAGAAAAGGTGAATTTGATGCTCTAGTTGGAATTAACTTATTAAGAGAAGGACTGGATATACCTGAGGTTTCTCTAGTTGCTATACTGGAAGCTGATAAAGAAGGTTTTTTAAGAAGCAGAAGATCTTTGGTACAGACAATAGGTAGAGCTGCCAGAAATATAGAGGGACGGGTTATCCTCTATGGAGATATCATGACTGATTCTATGAAACAGGCTATTGATGAAACTAATAGAAGAAGAAAAATCCAAAATGAATACAATGTATATAATAATATAGATCCTAAAACTATTGTTAAAGAAATTAGCGAAGATTTAATTAACCTTGATTATGGATTAGATATCAATGAAACTGAAGATAAAGCTAAGAAAACATTTACATCTAGAAAAGATATTGAAAAAGAAATAATAAAACTTCAAAAACAAATAGCAAAACTTTCTAAAGAACTAGATTTTGAAAATGCTATTATAAAAAGAGATGAAATGACTAAACTTAAAAAACTGTTATTAGATTTTTAACCAAGGAGTTTTTAATGTTTGAAGAAAGAACCTATAGTGTAAGCGAATTTAATAGAAAAGTAAAAAATTATTTAGAAGAAAACAGTGATTTGAGAGAATTTTTCCTTGAAGGAGAAATGTCAGGTGT
Above is a window of Fusobacterium varium DNA encoding:
- the uvrB_2 gene encoding Excinuclease ABC subunit B; amino-acid sequence: MAEELTEYYLGFGVRVKYMHSDIDTLERIDIIKGLRKGEFDALVGINLLREGLDIPEVSLVAILEADKEGFLRSRRSLVQTIGRAARNIEGRVILYGDIMTDSMKQAIDETNRRRKIQNEYNVYNNIDPKTIVKEISEDLINLDYGLDINETEDKAKKTFTSRKDIEKEIIKLQKQIAKLSKELDFENAIIKRDEMTKLKKLLLDF